DNA sequence from the Agrobacterium tumefaciens genome:
TAGCGGCCGAGGCCGGATATGTCGGTGGCCGGACCGAGCAGATCTGCCGCTTTGGTGCCGTAATGCCTGACGAGACGTTCCGCGTGGCGGCGCTCAAGAAAGGGATACAGGTCAATCAGCCCCCTCACTTGATTTTCATATCGCTCCACACCGAAATCACCGCCCGGCAGGTGAGAGCCCGCCGTCCATGGCCTGCCCTTATCGCCGATCGCCGCACCGATCTTTTCCAGCGCATGTTCCGCCAGCCGCCGATAGGTGGTCAGCTTGCCGCCGAAAATGTTGAGAAGCGGCGCTTCGCCGTCCCCTCCCTCCAACTTCAGCACGTAATCGCGCGTGGCTTCCTGTGCTTTCGAAGCACCGTCATCAAAAAGCGGCCGCACACCGGAATAGGTCCAGATGATGTCTTCCGGCTTTACCGCTTCGCTGAAATAGTCGCTGGCGGCATTGCAGAGATAGGAAATCTCTTCCTCCGAGATGCGCACCTTCGCCGGATCGCCCTTGTAATCGCGGTCCGTTGTGCCGATCAGCGTGAAATCCCGCTCATAGGGAATGGCGAAGATGATGCGGTTATCAGGGTTCTGGAAGAAATAGGCGCGCGGATCGGAAAATTTCCTGCGCACGATGATGTGGCTGCCCTGTACGAGCCGGACATTATGAACATCCTGGCGGCCAAAGACGCCGGACAGCACCTTGTCCACCCAGGGACCAGCGGCATTCACCAGCATACGCGCCTTGTGCGTGGCAGCCCGTCCGGTTTTTTCATCCATCGTTTCGATGAGCCAGAGGCCGCCTTCACGCCGCGCGGAAACGACCCGCGTGCGGTTCATGATCGTCGCGCCGCGATCCGCGGCATCGCGCGCATTGAGTACCACAAAACGGGCGTCATCCACCCACCCATCGGAATATTCGAAAGCCTTGGCGAAAGCCGGTTTCAGCGGCTTGCCCGCCGGGTCCTTGCGAAGATCGAGCGTGCGGGTCGCCGGCAGCAGCTTGCGGCCGCCGAGATTGTCATAAAGAAACAGGCCGAGCCGGACCATCCAGGCCGGGCGTACGCCGCCCTTCTGGATGGGCAGAACGAAGCGCATCGGCCAAATGACATGCGGGGCCATGGCCCAAAGGATTTCCCGCTCCATCAGGGCTTCACGCACCAGACGAAACTCGTAATGTTCGAGGTAACGCAGGCCGCCGTGAATGAGTTTGGTGGCGGCGGAGGACGTGCCGGAGGCAAAATCGCCCTTTTCCGCCAGCGCCACGGAGTAACCCCTGCCCACCGCATCGCGGGCAATGCCGCAACCATTGATGCCGCCACCGATGACAAAAAGATCGAAAATGTTTTCGCCGGACATGAAGCCTCCGCGACAATGCAGGGGAGGAACCCCTTATGGAAAGACAATTATATAAAAACGAAAACAAAACGAATGTCAAAAGAAAACAAACGAACATTGCAAACGCAAGCAATATCGTCGCCATGAGCAGCGCTTCACAACGTCAGTCTCCCGGAGCACTTTCGGTTTTCTGC
Encoded proteins:
- a CDS encoding glycerol-3-phosphate dehydrogenase yields the protein MSGENIFDLFVIGGGINGCGIARDAVGRGYSVALAEKGDFASGTSSAATKLIHGGLRYLEHYEFRLVREALMEREILWAMAPHVIWPMRFVLPIQKGGVRPAWMVRLGLFLYDNLGGRKLLPATRTLDLRKDPAGKPLKPAFAKAFEYSDGWVDDARFVVLNARDAADRGATIMNRTRVVSARREGGLWLIETMDEKTGRAATHKARMLVNAAGPWVDKVLSGVFGRQDVHNVRLVQGSHIIVRRKFSDPRAYFFQNPDNRIIFAIPYERDFTLIGTTDRDYKGDPAKVRISEEEISYLCNAASDYFSEAVKPEDIIWTYSGVRPLFDDGASKAQEATRDYVLKLEGGDGEAPLLNIFGGKLTTYRRLAEHALEKIGAAIGDKGRPWTAGSHLPGGDFGVERYENQVRGLIDLYPFLERRHAERLVRHYGTKAADLLGPATDISGLGRYFGGTLYECEVRFLVQHEWACAAEDILWRRTKQGLLLSKEQAAGLDEFVRLLTGVEEKTVAVAERA